The Paramormyrops kingsleyae isolate MSU_618 chromosome 20, PKINGS_0.4, whole genome shotgun sequence genome contains the following window.
TCCTTTGATAAGAATGAGACAGTTTCTTgactgcagggggcagcagaggttGGAGACGCAGTGGAAAACACTTCAGACTCGAACTGGAGCAGCTGGCCCATGAAGCCAAAGTTGGGGGAGATGAGCGCTCGCCGTTGCTTGATGAAGTCAAACGCCTCCTCCAGGTGCAGCCTCTTGGTCTTCATGATGTACGCCATGCATATGGTGGGTGACCTGGAGATCCCAGCTTCACAATGGACAAGGACTTTTCCTCCTGTTTGCTTTACGCAGtctggaagacaaaaaaaaaacaaaaaaaactgataaattAAACTTGCATAATGTTAACAGGATGCCATTTTCACATCTCAGATTCATATCAAGTTTCAGTTGTCAAATCAGGTCAacggtgcattatgggtaacagATTCAAATATTGAAATTCAGCTGAGGGGTGGATGCTGGAGACCATCATGACGGAATGAGTATGATGCTGGCTGGCTTCTTAGTTGGCAGCTCCTCCAACCTGGAGAGTACCTGTCATTTGGTGAAACTTTCCGCAATCATGCAGCTTCTGCCCATATCCACCTGTGGCTACCCACGTGACTCCTGACTCACTGGCTCGCTGCACACGAAGCGCTGCAATTTATCACCGCCCATTACTCAGAGGGCCTTTTTTCTCTGCCTCCCTTCAATCACTGATTTATTCTTACATCAACAATACATCAAGGACCCAGCTGAATAGCCATTAGTATTCAGATCCCCGTAACCACATAACAGAAGCCAGAACCATCCAATGGTGGAGGCAAAATGCCTGTTTAAAGACCCACCTATTGTGTACTGTGCAATTTGCCCACATCTCTGTGCCTACTTAAAGGGTTTGAAAGATCAAGCAGCAAATTCACTAGCTGTGGACTAAAGTCGACAATAGTGCAACAATGTTCCGCATCAAGAAGAAGATTACCTCAGGTcattttctctccccccccccccaccacccccactgacagacacacacagtaggTCAGTAAATAGTTCAGTTCCCGTCTTTGTTCGGCTATTACTGTTACCTAGTTCTTTTTGTTTCCCCTATTCAGGTCCTTTCCCTACTTGCCTCCAAGCCAAAAGTACACCTGCCCGAGATAAACAACCTTAGCCAACACCCGTCTTCAGCAGAAACCCAATTTAGCAACGTGGCGGTCACACCCAGCCACGAAGTACAAAGGGTTAAGGAAGAGGACACCTTCATTAAGTACCTTCTTCAAAGAAATCAAGAGCAGCCCCCATAACAACAGTAGCTTAATCCCCTGCAGGACGTGGGAAAAGGCACTGCGAGATAAATGAGAACGGCAGCCCTGCCTGCTTCATTCACAGCAGCAATAACAGAAATTCTTATTTAAGCCCTCTGCGGTTTTTAAAGACAGTTATACTATCTGCACAGCAGCTGGGATGTCTCTCAGATGTTTGGGAAATGCCAGTGAACTTTATAATGTGGTTTAAAATCGGagtagggagaaaaaatatATGCTGCCTAAATTCTTAGATGAATTGCTATTAATTAAAGGCAAAACGACAATGTCTATGCTTTCATTCTCAGagataaaattgcaaaaaaataaaaggttaTTTGTAACCTATAATGGATAATAATCACAGAGATGGAGCTTTATGAATGAGTGATGTCCATCAACCCTGCCGCTGGTATTTCATTGTATGGATCTCCATATCTCATATATCATATAACATTGCCTCGTACACTGAAAGAACAAAAGCCCAAGAGGAAAACAGTGCTTACCAATGAAGTCAATGGCTTCCTGGAAATGAGAGTGGATGTCTGCTGTGTGATTGTCCTCCACTGGAATCCATTTGTAATTGCAGTGGCCCTTGGACTGCTCTGTGTCTCTTCGGGACACATTCAGCAAAGCTGTGATGTGAAGGTCATCAAGGTAGTCTTGTCTGGAGGCGTGGTAGGCACTGCCAAGGTATAGGAAAGGCAGGATCTCTACGGGCTTGCCCTGGAAGAGAGGGCGGTACAAATTAGATTCCAGAAACAGATAAAATGAAAGACATGCAAATGAACAACAACCAACAACAAATCCTTTCTTAATGGCTAATTTCAAAAACATGCGGGGAGATTGCAAGGTCAGGAATCGCTGATAGTATCTCCTAAGGCAACGTTGACAGCTGATGGATGTTTATGAAACCGGATCTGTGAGTGGTCACTCCTGTTATCATGTGTTGTTGAGTTTCACAGGGTGACCTCGTCACAATCGTCGTACTCCATACCAATCGCCCTTTAGAAATACGTCAGAGGAACACCGCGTTTCACTGAGAGGACTACACGATGTGGAATGTTAGGGACTCCTTTACAAGAAATCGTGGGAGGATTAATGGAATTGTGTGAAGGCAGCACAGTCGCTTTAATCCGTTTAAGTAATGACAAATGATTAGTCTACCGTTTTAATGAAAGTAGATCACCGTTTCAGTCTTGGAATAAATTAAGATGCGACAGGTGTGAACTCAGAGTATTTGCAGACGAAAAGGCCTCCGTGTCTCACTCTCCCTATACTAAGCTGGCATCCGTAACTATCGCTAGATTTCATTCCGCCATTTTACAGGGTGACCTGGATGCCGTTAAACCAGTAAGCCAGACAGTAAGTGCTTAATCATAATCCTGTAAACATTGTTTCCTGTACAAATTCCAGCCGAGCGTGTTGTTTTAGCTGACACACAAGCATATCATCTGATACAAATACCGGTCTCTCTTTACTGATAAACGTGCCACAAAATACAGACTTGTTTCAAGCTATCAAATAAACCACTGTCTTACTTTAATCTTTATATTAAATAGGCTACACTTCCAACAGCTcctctttaatttttttttattatgataaCTGCTGTCTGAAAAACATTATGTACTTATTGATGACCTCCCATCTGAGATGAAAACACATTCTTATACCCTATGATAGTCACAGTTTTGATTAcgtttattatttatatacacacacagctatGATCAGTTCGAATGTCTTTTAAAGGCACATGCGTGACGGTATTTGACAATTAAAATGTATGCGGGAGGAATTTATTGCCAAGGGGGAAATGGCCACATTGAAATCGGGCTGCAGCCAGGAAACGCGAGCGTCTCTCCTTTTCCGTACCTGAT
Protein-coding sequences here:
- the dusp5 gene encoding dual specificity protein phosphatase 5 isoform X3, encoding MVGINLCEKLGAQHKPDYDQGKPVEILPFLYLGSAYHASRQDYLDDLHITALLNVSRRDTEQSKGHCNYKWIPVEDNHTADIHSHFQEAIDFIDCVKQTGGKVLVHCEAGISRSPTICMAYIMKTKRLHLEEAFDFIKQRRALISPNFGFMGQLLQFESEVFSTASPTSAAPCSQETVSFLSKDFTFNKNYEPSVFTLPGGFLAPIPLQTPVHQFKLSPITALP
- the dusp5 gene encoding dual specificity protein phosphatase 5 isoform X2 produces the protein MHRGYETFHSQYPELCTELKPVPPAGTETEKMVGINLCEKLGAQHKPDYDQGKPVEILPFLYLGSAYHASRQDYLDDLHITALLNVSRRDTEQSKGHCNYKWIPVEDNHTADIHSHFQEAIDFIDCVKQTGGKVLVHCEAGISRSPTICMAYIMKTKRLHLEEAFDFIKQRRALISPNFGFMGQLLQFESEVFSTASPTSAAPCSQETVSFLSKDFTFNKNYEPSVFTLPGGFLAPIPLQTPVHQFKLSPITALP